A segment of the Bordetella flabilis genome:
AAGGCGCCGCGCCGCGTCCAGTTTGGCAGCCGCCGGCAAGGCATGCATGCCGTTCTCGTCGAACAACACCAGTTCGGTCGTGTCCAGTTCCATGACTTTGTGCGCCAGGTTGCCGACGAGCAAGGGGATGCCCTTGCGTACCCGTTTGGCTTGCGCATGCCGTGGCAAGTCTTCGGTTTCCGCCGCGAAGCCGACGCACCACGGCCCGTCCTGTAGCGCCGCCACCTCGGCCAGGATGTCGGGGTTGGGCGCGAATTCGAGGGCTGGGGCACCTCCGCCGGTGGCGTCTTTCTTGAGTTTCTGGGTACTGGCGTTTTTCACATGCCAATCGGCGACCGCGGCCACGGCGATGAACACGTCCGCCTGGCGCGCCTGTGCCATGACAGCGTCATGCATTTGCCGGGCAGTCTGGACAGGGTACGCATCGACGCCGCGGGGGATGGGCAGGGCGGTCGGCCCGGTAACCATCGTGACACGCGCGCCTGCTTCGCGCGCTGCCCGGGCAATGGCGTAGCCGGTCTTGCCGGACGAGCGGTTGCTGATCATGCGGACCGGATCGATAGGTTCAACCGTCGGTCCGGCAGTCAGCAGCACATGCTTGCCCGCGAGCGGCTTGGGCTGGAAGAAGGCGATGAGGTCGGACAGGATTTCGTGCGGTTCCAGCATGCGGCCATCGCCGGTTTCGCCGCAAGCCTGATCGCCCGCGGCCGGCCCGAGGATCTCGATGCCGTCCTCGCGCAATTGCATCGCGTTGCGCTGCGTGGCCCGGTTCGCCCACATTTCGCGATTCATGGCCGGGACGACCAACAGGGGGCAGTTGCGCGCCAGGCATAAGGTCGAAAGCAGGTCGTCGGCCAAGCCGTGCGCCAGTTTGGCCATGAAGTCCGTACTGGCCGGGGCGATGAGTACCGCATCTGCGCCGCGCGTCAGATCGATGTGCGGCATGTTGTTGCCGATGCGCGCATCCCACTGGCTGACAAATACCGGGCGGCCTGACAAGGCCTGCATGGTGACCGGCGTGATGAAATGGGTGGCCGCATCGGTCATGACGACGTCCACGGCGGCGCCTTGCTCCGAAATGCGCCGCACGAGCTCGGCGATTTTGTAGCAGGCGACGCCTCCCGTCATGCCAAGGACGATGCGTTTGCGGGCGAGATCGAGCATGGAAGAAAGCCGCGGTTCAGGAAACCGGACCATTATGCGGCAAAAGATCCGGCCCAGGTGCGGCGACCGGTTTCGAGATCCTCAATTCGACGGCGCTTTGCGCATGCGCAGCAGTTCGTCGAGGACCAGCAGGATGGCGCCGCAGGTGATCGCGACGTCCGCGATGTTGAACGCGGGGTAGTACCAATCCTTCCAGTAGAACAGCAGGAAATCGACGACGTGCCCATAGGCTACGCGGTCGATCACATTGCCCAGCGCACCGCCCATGATCAAGGCCAGCGCAAGCGCAAAGCGGGGGTGCGCCCGGGGGCCGTGGCGCCGCAGGATAATGGTGATGACCACGGCAGCGCCGATGCCCAGCACCGTAAAGAACCAGCGCTGCCATCCCGCTTCCGTCGCCAGGAAGCTGAACGCGGCGCCACGGTTGTAGACCAGCGTCAGATCGAATATGGGCAGCACGGGGACGCGCTGCCCATAGGTGAAGGCGCCGTTGAAGTACAGCTTGGCGGCCTGGTCCAGTACGATGACCACTGCGGCCAGCAGCAGCCAGAACGCCAGGCCGCGACGGCCGGCGGCGGGCGTGGCGGTCCCTGGCCCCACCATCCGTTCGCTCTCAAGCATGGCTGCGCGCCTCGCCGCTGCCGAACAGGTTGCTGACGCAGCGTCCGCAGATTTCCGGGTGTTCCGGATCCGTGCCGACATCCATGCGCCAGTGCCAGCAACGCTCGCATTTCTTCTGCGCCGACGGCGTGATGGCGATCTGCAGTTCGCCGGAGCCCTCGTGGACCGTCGCGCGCGAAACGATGAGGACGAAGCGCAGGTCGTCGCCCAGGCCGCGCAGGGCAGCCAGGTCGTCGCCGGATGCCGTGATGTCGATTTCCGCCTGCAGCGACGAGCCGATGGCGCCGGCGCTGCGCACTTCCTCCAACTTGCGCATGACTTCGGCGCGGATCGTCCGCAACCTGGCCCAGCGCGTCGGCAGGGGATCTCCTTCCGCCAGGGGCGGGAGGACCTGGAACACCTCGGCGAAGACGGTCGCTCGGGATATGTCGGCCTGGTGCGTGAGCGCCGTGCCCGCAAGCTCTTTCCACGCTTCTTCGGCGGTGAACGACAGCATGGGCGCCATTAGTTTCACCAGCGTCTGGGTGATCTCCAGCAGGGTGCTCTGGGCCGACCGGCGCGCCAGGCTCGCCGCCCCGGTGGTGTACAGGCGGTCTTTCAGGATATCCAGGTAGAACGCGCCCAGGTCTTCGGAACAGAAGGTCTGCAGACGCGCCACCGCGGGATGGAAGTCGTACTTCTCGTAGTGGGTCAGGATTTCCTGCTGCATCTGTGCCGTCATGGCCAGCGCGTAGCGGTCGATCTCGAAGCGCTCGCCATAGGGGACCGTCATCGAGACCGCATCGAAGTCCGCCAGATTGGCCAGCAGGAAACGCAGCGTATTGCGGATGCGGCGATAACTTTCGACGACCCGCTTCAGGATCTCATCCGAGATGGACAGTTCCCCGGAGTAGTCGGTGGACGCGACCCACAGGCGCAGGATTTCGGCGCCGAGGGAGTCCGAAACCTTCTGCGGCGCGATCACGTTGCCCACGGACTTGCTCATTTTGCGGCCCTGGCCGTCCACGACAAAGCCATGGGTGAGCAGCGCGTTGTACGGAGGCCGTCCGTACAGCATGCATCCGGTCAGCAACGAGGAATGGAACCAGCCGCGGTGCTGGTCCGAACCCTCCAGATAGAGGTCCGCCGGCCATGCCAGCTCTTCGCCGTGCGATCCGGACTGCGTCGCATCCTTGCCCCCCAGGACAGTGAAATGCGTGGTACCTGAATCGAACCACACATCCAGCGTGTCGCGGCTTTTCTCGTACATGTGCGCTTCGTCCCCCAGCAGTTCCCGTGGGTCGAGCGACTGCCAGGTTTCGATGCCGCCCTGTTCGACGCGCTGCGCGATCTGCTCCAGCAGGTCGACGGTGCGTGGGTGCAGCGCACCGGTTTCCTTGTGGACGAAAAATGCCATCGGCACGCCCCATTGGCGTTGCCGCGATAGCGTCCAGTCCGGCCGATTCGCAATCATGGCGTGCAGGCGGGCACGGCCCCAGGCGGGATAGAAGCGCGTGGCCTCGATACCGGCCAGCGCGGATTCCCGCAGCGTCGGTCCGCCGTCGTTCGGCGCGACGTCCATGCCGGCGAACCATTGGTTTGTGGCGCGGTAGATGATGGCGGTCTTGTGCCGCCAACAATGCATGTAGCTGTGCTTGTGCTTTTCGCTGTGCAGCAGCGTGCCCGCTTCGCGCAGGGTTTCGACAATCTTGGGATTGGCATCCCAGATGCTGAGTCCGCCGAACAAAGCCAGCGTCGACGCGAAGCGGCCGTCGCCCATCACGGGGCTCAGGATGTCGGCATCGGGCAGGCCATGCGCCTTGCACGATACGAAGTCTTCGATACCGTAGGCTGGCGCGGAATGCACGACACCGGTCCCCGTGTCCAGGGTCACGTAGTCGCCCAGGTAGACGGGCGACAGACGGTCATAGGCCGCGTCGATGCGCGCCAGCGGGTGATGGAAGGCGATGCCTGCCAAGGCTTCGCCCGCCGTGGTCGCGACGATCTCGCCCTGCAAGCCCCATTGGTCCATGCAGGCCTGCACGCGCTCGGCCGCCACCAGCAGCAGCGGACCCGTGGGCAGCGCAGGCGTAACGCGCACCAGCGCGTACTGGATTTCCGGATGCAGGTTCAGGGCCTGGTTCGAAGGTATGGTCCAGGGCGTGGTCGTCCAGATGACGATGGCGCCATCGTCCACCGAAGGCAGGCCGAACGCACGGGCCAAGGCCGGTTTGTCGGCGAAGGGAAACGCGACGTCGACGGCGGGGTCCACCCGGTCCGCGTATTCGACCTCTGCTTCGGCCAGGGCCGAGCCGCAGTCAAAGCACCAGTTCACGGGCTTCAGGCCGCGGAATACATAGCCTTTTTCGAGGATACGCTTCAAGGCCCGGATCTCATTGGCCTCGTTGCGATGGTTCATTGTCAGGTAAGGGCGATCCCACTGACCCAGCACGCCCAACCGCTTGAAGTCTTTTTTCTGGCGCTCGATTTGCTCCAGCGCGTAGGCGCGCGCCTTGGATTGCATTTCCGCCACGGGCAGATTCTTGCCGTACTTTTTCTCGATCTGGATTTCGATGGGCATGCCGTGGCAGTCCCAACCGGGTACATAGTGCGCGTCATAGCCGGCCATGTTCCGGCTCTTGACGATCATGTCCTTCAGGATCTTGTTGACCGCATGCCCGATGTGAATGTCGCCGTTCGCATAGGGCGGGCCGTCGTGCAGCACGAAGCGCGGCCGACCTTTGCTGGCGGCGCGGATGGCCTGATACACATGGTTTTCCTCCCATTCGGCGACCCAGGCGGGTTCGCGCCTGGCTAGGTCGCCCCGCATCGGAAAGGGGGTGTCGGGCAGGTTGAGTGTCTTTTTATAGTCCATGAACGGCAAAGTAGGCGCGCGCGTTTCGCGCGTCTTCGGCGATGGCGGCAGTCAGGGAAGGGAGATCGGGGAACTTTTCTTCGTCCCGCAGCTGTTGCAGGAACTCGACTCGCACGAGTTTACCGTAAGCGTCCAGCCCGGCGGCGTCCAGCACATGCGCTTCCAGCAGGACCCGGCCATGGTCTTCGACGGTGGGACGCACTCCCAGGCTGGCGACTGCCGGCATTGGGCTCGGCCCCAGTCCATGCACGCGCACCACATAGATGCCGGACCTTGCGGCGCAGCGCGGCGTCACCCTCAGGTTCAGGGTTGGAAAGCCCAGCGTGCGGCCGAGCTTGCGACCGTGGATCACATGGCCGCTCAAGTGATAGGCATGGCCCAGCAGATCCTGCGCCCGGGCGAGGTCGCCTACCGCCAAGGCGGTCCGCACTTCGGAGCTCGAAATGCGATGGCCATGGGCGTCCGTGATGTCTTCCAGCGTTTCCACCTCGAAGCCATGATGCTGGCCGGCTTCGCGCAACAGGCCGATATCGCCGCTGCGCTTGCGGCCGAACCGGAAATCGGGGCCTACGAGTATCCAGCGTACCCCCAGGCCATGCACCAGGAGCTGCTCGATGAAGGCGCTGGGCGACATGTCGGCCAGGTGCCCATTGAAGCGTTCGACCACCACCTGTTCGATCCCGCATCGCGCCAGGGCATCCAGTTTGTCGCGCAGCCCGCTGATCCGGGTTGGCGCGAGTTCCGGCCGTTGGTTCAGCGCTGCGAAGTACTCGCGGGGATGGGGTTCGAAGGTCATCACGGCCGGCGCCAGCCCACGCGCGCGCGCCGTGGCGCGCACGCGCGCCAGCATGGCCTGGTGGCCCCGATGGACGCCGTCGAAGTTGCCTATCGTCAGGGCGCAGGGGCGGCGGGCACCGGGCGGGGGAAGGGAGCGGAAGATGTGCAGCGTGGGTTTCACGGACGAGAGTTTACAATTTTGCCGGCGTGCTCTTTATTTCGTGTGGAACCTGATACCTTGGCAGCTATATCCTCGGGCCGGCGGCGGCTCGTTATTCTTATTTCGGGCCGCGGCAGCAATATGCGCGCGCTGGTGCAGGCGTGCCGGCAGGAGAACTGGCCGGCGGACGTATGCGCCGTCATATCGAGCCGCCCGGACGCGCCCGGCCTGCAATGGGCATCCGAGGCCGGCATACCTACCGCCAGCGTCTACCATCGCGACTTTGCCAGCCGGGAAGCCTTCGACGCGGCGTTGGCACGGGAAATCGACCGCCATGCCCCCGACTATGTCATCCTGGCGGGCTTTATGCGCGTGCTCACGGCCGGCTTCGTGAACCGATACGCCGAGCGGCTGGTCAATATCCACCCATCGTTGTTGCCCGCCTTTCCCGGCCTGCATACTCACGCGCAGGCCCTGGCCACGGGTGTGCAGGCGCATGGCTGCACTGTCCACTTCGTGACGCCCTTGCTCGATCACGGACCCATCGTCGCCCAGGGCTGCGTGCCGGTCCTGCCGGGCGACACGCCGGACAGCCTGGCCGGACGCGTCCTGGATATGGAGCACCGCGTTTTCCCCGCCGCCGTGCGCTGGCTGGCAGAGGGGCGAGTCCGGCTGGCACCGGATCATCGCGTCGACGTGCAGGGCAACCCGCAGCGCCTTTTCGTCTGGTCCGCCCCGGACTCGCCGAACCATAATGAATGACATCGACGGGCCTCGCGCCCGTCAGGGAATCGTAATGAAGAAACCGCACAACGCGGCAGGCAGAGCCCCCGCATCGCGCCCCGGCGCGGCCGATCGGCCCCGTCCGTCTTTCGCCGCGATACGGCTGGACCAGGTCCAGAAGGTACTTGGCGAAATGCTGCAGTGGTCGATGCCGGCCGACGCCACGCTGACCCGTTGGCTGCGCGCCCACCCCGGCCTGGGCAGCCGCGACCGTGCAGAAGTGTCGGAAGCCGCCTATGACGTGTTGCGCAACCTGCGCCGTTACCGTCGCCTGGGGGAGAGCGGCACCGGGCCGGCCGCCCGGCGGCTGGCCATCCAGGGCCTTGCGGCCACTCTGGGACCGGAGGCGTTGCGTGAGGCGCTCACGCCCGAGGAAAGCGATTGGCTGCACCATACCTCGCGCATCGATCCCGCTACCTTGCCGCGTGCGGTCCGCGCCAGCCTGCCCGATTGGCTGGAAGAACGGCTGGGCGCCATGGAGAATGCCGACGCGCTCATCGACGCTCTCAATCGTCCTGCCCCCCTGGACATCCGGGTCAATCCGCTGAAGGCGGATCGCGACGCCATCCTGCGCGGCTTGCGGGACGGGCCGGGAGGGCGCTACGAGCCCCGGCCGACGCCGTATTCCCCCTGGGGCATACGGCTGCAGGGCCGCCCGCCGGTCAATCGCTGGCCCCAGTTCGAGGCGGGGGACATCGAAGTGCAGGATGAAGGCAGTCAGCTGCTGGCCCTGCTGGTGGCGCCGCGCCGCGGCGAAATGGTGATCGACTTCTGCGCAGGCGCTGGCGGCAAGACCCTGCTGCTGGGCGCGCTGATGCGCTCCACGGGGCGGCTGTACGCCTTCGACGTGTCGGCGGCTCGCCTGGCCCGTGCCAAGCCGCGCTTCGCCCGCAGCGGCTTGTCGAACGTGGTCCCCGTGGTGCTGGACGGTGAAAACGACGCGCGCGTCAAGCGCTTGGCGGGCAAGGCCCAGCGTGTACTGGTCGACGCGCCCTGCAGCGGAATCGGGACCTTGCGCCGCAATCCCGACCTGAAGTGGCGCCAACATCCGGAAGCGCTGCAGAACCTCGGCGCGCTGCAGTCGCGCATCCTGGCGTCCGCCGCGCGCTGTGTCGCGCCGGGTGGGCGTCTGGTGTATGCGACATGCAGCCTGCTTCCGGAGGAGAATGAGATCCAGGCCGAGATTTTCCTAGCCGCGCATCCCGAATTCGAACGCGTCGACGCCGCCGCGCTGCTAGGCTCCCGGTGCGAGGGGTTGAACCTGACGGGGCCTTATATGCAACTGCGGCCCGATGCGCACGGCACCGATGGCTTTTTCGCGGCCGTGTTCGAGAAGCGCAAGACTGTAGCCTTGACTGAGCCGGCGGCCGCGGCTGCCGAACTGGCCGAGCCTGTCGGGGCGCCCGAGACTGCTGAGCCTGCCCGATTAGCGGAGAGTGCCGAAATTGTTGAAGCCGCTGAGACGGCTGAGACGGTACGAACGGGGGCAACGGCCGTCGTAGATGAGACGGGGGGAAGCGCGGGAACCGGGGCGGCCACCGGGGCAAGCGCAATAGCCACCGGCGCAGACCTTCCCGCGAATAGTGGAACCGCCGCCGTGCCGGGGAAGCGCAAGTCGGGGTCGTCGAAGCGCCCATCGTAAGTGGCGGGACGCGGTGGTCAGCCCGCTAGCGGGCTGGCATCGCCCGGACCGGCTTCCCAGGGACAACGGTGACGGTACCCTGCACCGAGCGGGTGCCCAGCTCGCGCGAT
Coding sequences within it:
- the coaBC gene encoding bifunctional phosphopantothenoylcysteine decarboxylase/phosphopantothenate--cysteine ligase CoaBC, which encodes MLDLARKRIVLGMTGGVACYKIAELVRRISEQGAAVDVVMTDAATHFITPVTMQALSGRPVFVSQWDARIGNNMPHIDLTRGADAVLIAPASTDFMAKLAHGLADDLLSTLCLARNCPLLVVPAMNREMWANRATQRNAMQLREDGIEILGPAAGDQACGETGDGRMLEPHEILSDLIAFFQPKPLAGKHVLLTAGPTVEPIDPVRMISNRSSGKTGYAIARAAREAGARVTMVTGPTALPIPRGVDAYPVQTARQMHDAVMAQARQADVFIAVAAVADWHVKNASTQKLKKDATGGGAPALEFAPNPDILAEVAALQDGPWCVGFAAETEDLPRHAQAKRVRKGIPLLVGNLAHKVMELDTTELVLFDENGMHALPAAAKLDAARRLIAEIAARLPA
- the lspA gene encoding signal peptidase II codes for the protein MVGPGTATPAAGRRGLAFWLLLAAVVIVLDQAAKLYFNGAFTYGQRVPVLPIFDLTLVYNRGAAFSFLATEAGWQRWFFTVLGIGAAVVITIILRRHGPRAHPRFALALALIMGGALGNVIDRVAYGHVVDFLLFYWKDWYYPAFNIADVAITCGAILLVLDELLRMRKAPSN
- the ileS gene encoding isoleucine--tRNA ligase; amino-acid sequence: MDYKKTLNLPDTPFPMRGDLARREPAWVAEWEENHVYQAIRAASKGRPRFVLHDGPPYANGDIHIGHAVNKILKDMIVKSRNMAGYDAHYVPGWDCHGMPIEIQIEKKYGKNLPVAEMQSKARAYALEQIERQKKDFKRLGVLGQWDRPYLTMNHRNEANEIRALKRILEKGYVFRGLKPVNWCFDCGSALAEAEVEYADRVDPAVDVAFPFADKPALARAFGLPSVDDGAIVIWTTTPWTIPSNQALNLHPEIQYALVRVTPALPTGPLLLVAAERVQACMDQWGLQGEIVATTAGEALAGIAFHHPLARIDAAYDRLSPVYLGDYVTLDTGTGVVHSAPAYGIEDFVSCKAHGLPDADILSPVMGDGRFASTLALFGGLSIWDANPKIVETLREAGTLLHSEKHKHSYMHCWRHKTAIIYRATNQWFAGMDVAPNDGGPTLRESALAGIEATRFYPAWGRARLHAMIANRPDWTLSRQRQWGVPMAFFVHKETGALHPRTVDLLEQIAQRVEQGGIETWQSLDPRELLGDEAHMYEKSRDTLDVWFDSGTTHFTVLGGKDATQSGSHGEELAWPADLYLEGSDQHRGWFHSSLLTGCMLYGRPPYNALLTHGFVVDGQGRKMSKSVGNVIAPQKVSDSLGAEILRLWVASTDYSGELSISDEILKRVVESYRRIRNTLRFLLANLADFDAVSMTVPYGERFEIDRYALAMTAQMQQEILTHYEKYDFHPAVARLQTFCSEDLGAFYLDILKDRLYTTGAASLARRSAQSTLLEITQTLVKLMAPMLSFTAEEAWKELAGTALTHQADISRATVFAEVFQVLPPLAEGDPLPTRWARLRTIRAEVMRKLEEVRSAGAIGSSLQAEIDITASGDDLAALRGLGDDLRFVLIVSRATVHEGSGELQIAITPSAQKKCERCWHWRMDVGTDPEHPEICGRCVSNLFGSGEARSHA
- a CDS encoding bifunctional riboflavin kinase/FAD synthetase, whose product is MKPTLHIFRSLPPPGARRPCALTIGNFDGVHRGHQAMLARVRATARARGLAPAVMTFEPHPREYFAALNQRPELAPTRISGLRDKLDALARCGIEQVVVERFNGHLADMSPSAFIEQLLVHGLGVRWILVGPDFRFGRKRSGDIGLLREAGQHHGFEVETLEDITDAHGHRISSSEVRTALAVGDLARAQDLLGHAYHLSGHVIHGRKLGRTLGFPTLNLRVTPRCAARSGIYVVRVHGLGPSPMPAVASLGVRPTVEDHGRVLLEAHVLDAAGLDAYGKLVRVEFLQQLRDEEKFPDLPSLTAAIAEDARNARAYFAVHGL
- the purN gene encoding phosphoribosylglycinamide formyltransferase, which produces MSSGRRRLVILISGRGSNMRALVQACRQENWPADVCAVISSRPDAPGLQWASEAGIPTASVYHRDFASREAFDAALAREIDRHAPDYVILAGFMRVLTAGFVNRYAERLVNIHPSLLPAFPGLHTHAQALATGVQAHGCTVHFVTPLLDHGPIVAQGCVPVLPGDTPDSLAGRVLDMEHRVFPAAVRWLAEGRVRLAPDHRVDVQGNPQRLFVWSAPDSPNHNE